One Castanea sativa cultivar Marrone di Chiusa Pesio chromosome 4, ASM4071231v1 DNA window includes the following coding sequences:
- the LOC142632637 gene encoding uncharacterized protein LOC142632637 — protein MQLTVMQPEQNYSVIWKPPPSSVYKLNFDAAIFSDLDRTGVGAIIRDEHGQVMAAMTASGPPVRSNAGFNKLIIEGDNVNVMQAISSTKIDCSLLGYVVDDIRHLVYCLEWASFSTTRRDGNKVAHVLAQHARNSIDNDVYWMEDSPPPAVEALAYDVLLL, from the exons ATGCAGCTGACTGTGATGCAGCCAGAACAGAATTACAGTGTGATCTGGAAGCCCCCACCATCTTCTGTATATAAATTAAACTTCGATGCAGCTATTTTCTCCGACCTGGACAGAACTGGTGTAGGAGCAATTATTCGAGACGAGCATGGTCAGGTTATGGCGGCAATGACAGCAAGTGGGCCACCGGTGCGCTCTA ATGCTGGATTCAACAAGCTGATTATAGAGGGAGACAATGTAAATGTTATGCAAGCCATTTCATCGACAAAGATAGATTGTTCTTTGCTAGGCTATGTGGTGGATGATATTCGCCATTTGGTTTATTGTTTGGAGTGGGCTAGCTTTAGTACTACTAGGAGGGATGGGAATAAGGTTGCACATGTTCTTGCTCAGCATGCTAGGAATTCTATAGATAATGATGTATATTGGATGGAGGATTCTCCTCCTCCGGCTGTGGAGGCCTTGGCTTACGATGTTTTGCTTTTATGA
- the LOC142632638 gene encoding uncharacterized protein LOC142632638, producing the protein MDRVRHLKWEINGLLIKEENMWTQRSRALWVHEGDQNTKYFHSRASHRFRNQIKEQENSIGVLCLDKVEISSMLVMYCQTLFTLASSLNLDEVLATVPEMITEELNSMLTTEFVKTEVNEALKQMESLKAPGPDGLPPLFFKQFWPCIREDVSYAVLTCLNIGFITSSINFTFITLIPKVKCPSRVPEF; encoded by the coding sequence ATGGACCGAGTTCGTCACTTAAAATGGGAGATTAATGGGCTTCTAATCAAGGAAGAAAATATGTGGACACAGAGATCCAGAGCTTTATGGGTGCATGAGGGGgatcaaaatacaaaatactttcATAGCCGTGCTTCCCATAGATTTCGGAACCAGATTAAGGAACAGGAAAATTCTATTGGAGTTTTATGTTTAGACAAGGTTGAGATTTCTAGCATGTTAGTCATGTATTGCCAAACATTGTTCACCTTGGCCTCCTCTTTAAATTTGGATGAAGTCCTAGCAACAGTGCCGGAGATGATTACAGAGGAGTTAAATTCTATGCTAACTACAGAGTTTGTAAAGACTGAAGTTAATGAGGCTTTGAAACAAATGGAATCGCTAAAAGCTCCAGGTCCAGATGGGTTACCTCCTCTGTTTTTCAAACAATTCTGGCCTTGCATCAGGGAGGATGTTTCATATGCAGTCCTAACTTGTTTGAATATAGGTTTTATTACCTCATCTATTAATTTCACTTTTATTACTCTAATTCCCAAAGTTAAGTGTCCATCTAGAGTACCTGAGTTTTGA